The following proteins come from a genomic window of Leucoraja erinacea ecotype New England chromosome 1, Leri_hhj_1, whole genome shotgun sequence:
- the lsm6 gene encoding U6 snRNA-associated Sm-like protein LSm6: protein MSLRKQTPSDFLKQIIGRPVVVKLNSGVDYRGVLACLDGYMNIALEQTEEYVNGQLKNKYGDAFIRGNNVLYISTQKRRL from the exons ATGAGCCTGCGAAAGCAAACGCCCAGCGATTTTCTAAAACAAATCATAGGGAGGCCAGTGGTGGTTAAACTGAACTCGGGTGTGGATTACCGAG GTGTTTTAGCTTGTTTGGATGGATATATGAACATAGCACTGGAACAGACAGAAGAATATGTAAACGGTCAGCTTAAGAACAAATATGGAGATGCATTTATTCGAGGCAACAACG tgtTATACATCAGCACACAGAAGAGAAGACTTTAG